In Carettochelys insculpta isolate YL-2023 chromosome 25, ASM3395843v1, whole genome shotgun sequence, one DNA window encodes the following:
- the FOXR1 gene encoding LOW QUALITY PROTEIN: forkhead box protein R1 (The sequence of the model RefSeq protein was modified relative to this genomic sequence to represent the inferred CDS: deleted 2 bases in 1 codon; substituted 1 base at 1 genomic stop codon), with translation MFLNFHNKAFWESLHLKSGLEDWDMEEELKHKTTMTTDQLPQAADEKLNVLKWQWDQQVLREMSDVLPSTQRGAESYAQPSLWMWVNPSLVCPIAGCPSVDSPGPNSTGYSVAEAPGFSSLSPSLNYSNLDCSEEDLLSSSSETEKLTEDEDALSVNTSFPQKVEIPKSKAALTSRKPKLPRSQSKKLKYMLQESTKIKGGWPRPPLNYCILITLALRNSAEGSLTVQQIYQFTRQHFPFFQTAPDGWKNTIRHNLCFSSSFEKTTHFVCNEGNRKSRLWKLTPGGCRKFQEEVQALSEEALDLVSQSLSHPDEIFTQSLIPIASNTRTAWLPXRLIFSCASTVNFQAIAEGSTRCEWKI, from the exons atgtttttgaatttTCACAACAAAGCCTTTTGGGAAAGCCTGCATCTAAAAAGTGGTCTTGAGGACTGGGATATGGAGGAGGAGCTCAAGCATAAGACCACCATGACTACTGATCAGCTTCCTCAAG CTGCGGATGAAAAACTGAACGTGCTGAAATGGCAATGGGATCAACAGGTGCTCAGAGAAATGTCCGACGTCCTTCCATCCACGCAACGTGGTG CAGAATCTTATGCACAGCCCAGTCTCTGGATGTGGGTGAACCCCAGTCTGGTTTGCCCTATTGCCGGCTGCCCAAGCGTGGACTCGCCAGGACCCAACAGCACCGGATATTCAGTAGCAGAGGCCCCAGGGTTTTCTTCCCTGAGTCCTTCTTTGAATTACTCCAACCTTGACTGTTCTGAGGAGGATCTGCTGTCGTCATCCAGTGAGACAGAGAAG CTCACTGAGGATGAAGACGCTTTATCGGTGAACACCTCATTCCCTCAAAAAGTGGAGATTCCCAAATCTAAGGCTGCTCTGACATCCCGGAAACCAAAGCTCCCCAGATCTCAAAGCAAGAAGCTCAAGTACATGCTGCAGGAGAGCACCAAAATCAAAGGGGGCTGGCCCCGACCCCCTCTTAATTACTGTATCCTCATCACCTTGGCCTTGCGTAACAGTGCTGAAGGCAGCCTGACTGTGCAGCAGATCTACCAATTCACACG gcagcactttccctttttccagacagCCCCAGATGGCTGGAAAAACACCATTCGTCACAATCTGTGCTTCAGTAGCAGCTTTGAAAAAACAACCCACTTTGTGTGCAATGAGGGGAATCGCAAGTCACGATTATGGAAACTGACACCAGGAGGCTGCAGAAAATTccaggaggaggtacaggctctaTCTGAGGAGGCCCTTGACTTAGTGAGTCAGAGCTTGAGCCATCCAG ATGAGATCTTTACTCAGTCTTTGATCCCCATTGCTTCTAAT ACAAGGACTGCATGGCTCCCGTGAAGGCTTATTTTCTCTTGTGCTTCGACCGTCAACTTCCAAGCAATTGCAGAAGGGAGCACTAGATGTGAATGGAAAATCTAA